DNA from Bacteroidetes bacterium SB0662_bin_6:
CCAATATGTGTGGATCCGGTTTCAATAGCCTTTCGCCATGTCCGAACGTATTCCGACGCATACCGCCGGCTTTATCAGCACACGGGCCCATAACACGAAGCCCAGCGGCATTCGCCGGTTCTTCGAGATAGCCGCCACGATGCAGGACGTCATCTCCCTGGGCATCGGCGAACCGGATTTCGTGTCGCCGCAGCCGGTCATCGATGCGGCCATCGCCTCGCTGCACAAGGGGCGGACCGGTTATACGTCCAATGCGGGGCTGCTCCGCCTGCGCCGGTTGATTTCGGAAAACCTGGAGCGGCGCTATGGTATTTCCTATTCCCCGCAGAATCAGATCATCGTCACGGTAGGGGGCAGCGAAGCCATGCTGGTCGCCATGCTGGCGACGATCGATCCCGGAGACGAGGTGCTTATTCCCGAGCCCTGCTTCGTGTCGTACGGCCCGCTTGCGGAATTCGCCGGCGCAAAGGTCGTGTACATACCTACGAGGGTGGAAACCGGGTTTCAGGTGACCGCGGAGGATATTGCTTCCCGGATCACGCCTCGTTCGAAGGTGCTTTTTATCGGGTATCCGAGCAATCCCACCGGGGCGGTGCTCCGGCGCGAAACGCTCGAGGACATTGCGAAAGTGGTGATCGAAAACGATCTGGTCGTGCTGTCCGACGAGATATACGACCGGCTGGTGTATGGCCGGGCGGCCGAAGAGGGGCATGTGAGCCTGCCGTCGCTGGACGGGCTCTACGAGCGCACGATCCTGGCAGGAGGATTTTCCAAAAATCATGCGATGACCGGCTGGCGGGTGGGCTAT
Protein-coding regions in this window:
- a CDS encoding aminotransferase class I/II-fold pyridoxal phosphate-dependent enzyme, yielding MSERIPTHTAGFISTRAHNTKPSGIRRFFEIAATMQDVISLGIGEPDFVSPQPVIDAAIASLHKGRTGYTSNAGLLRLRRLISENLERRYGISYSPQNQIIVTVGGSEAMLVAMLATIDPGDEVLIPEPCFVSYGPLAEFAGAKVVYIPTRVETGFQVTAEDIASRITPRSKVLFIGYPSNPTGAVLRRETLEDIAKVVIENDLVVLSDEIYDRLVYGRAAEEGHVSLPSLDGLYERTILAGGFSKNHAMTGWRVGYACAPEGLSDAMYKMHQYVVMCSSTMGQVGAVAALEACDEDVERMRRSYDARRRFIVDGLRAAGLPTFEPEGAFYCFPDITSTGLSSEDFAEQLLKEEQVACVPGDAFGPSGAGYVRCSYATAMDKLEEAVRRITRFADRCRA